From a single Tachypleus tridentatus isolate NWPU-2018 chromosome 6, ASM421037v1, whole genome shotgun sequence genomic region:
- the LOC143253065 gene encoding sugar phosphate exchanger 3-like isoform X1: protein METPKGSSAVFFKAMGSEGRFKECSSWSHYHFSAFSITFFSYALFHATRKTFSNSKTTMESEWTPFNTSFPEIYDYEEWNKRHMFDDSYDASLFLGTLDTVFMVSYSVGLFISGAIGDRFDLRKVLAIGMWLSAIMTFLFGTLSGWLTIYNYYWYVAFWLLGGLAQSSGWPCVLAIIGNWFGKSSRGLITGLWGASPSVGNIIGAYTVASVLHFGYEYAFLVPSFLMFACGIVVFFSVIPSPRDVGLPDVAEDEPLSGDREPLLRPDHPEFTESADSDEITLISRPDAISFCHALLIPGVIPYSLAYACLKLVNYSFFFWLPYYLQSEYGWIEAVADRLSVWYDVGGIIGGVLIGLASDKLGVRSPLMGIMLLLSPLSLFIYKASGSDLIMNGFLMGVTGFFIAGASNLVSTAISADLGRQKVLSGNKEALSTVTGIVDGTGSAGAAIGQLLVPLLHRDLGWNSVFYGFMIMTVLSLLCIIKIIVHDIQEVWKNGCFGKHRVLFYVSEDISSNNIQDPSYDS, encoded by the exons CTATGCCCTTTTTCATGCCACAAGAAAAACCTTTAGCAATTCAAAAACTACAATGGAATCAGAATGGACCCCTTTTAATACAAGTTTTCCTGAGATATATGATTATGAA GAGTGGAACAAGCGTCACATGTTTGATGATAGCTATGATGCTTCTCTCTTTCTAGGAACTTTGGACACTGTCTTCATGGTTTCTTACTCTGTG gGACTGTTTATCAGTGGTGCAATTGGAGACCGGTTTGACTTAAGAAAGGTTCTAGCCATAGGAATGTGGCTTTCAGCTATAATG ACCTTTCTTTTTGGAACATTGAGTGGCTGGTTAACAATCTATAACTACTATTGGTATGTGGCATTCTGGTTGTTGGGAGGCTTAGCACAATCCTCAGGTTGGCCATGTGTCTTAGCCATTATTGGTAATTGGTTTGGTAAGTCAAG TCGTGGACTGATAACTGGTTTGTGGGGAGCTTCTCCATCTGTAGGAAATATAATAGGTGCCTATACTGTAGCTTCAGTTCTTCATTTTGGTTATGAA TATGCTTTCTTGGTGCCATCTTTTCTGATGTTTGCTTGTGGGATTGTGGTATTCTTCAGTGTTATTCCTTCTCCTCGGGATGTAG GTTTACCAGATGTTGCTGAGGATGAACCTCTTAGTGGAGACCGAGAACCGCTCCTTAGGCCTGATCATCCTGAATTTACAGAGAGTGCTGATTCTgatgaaataactttaatttcaAGACCTGATGCCATTAGTTTTTGTCATGCTTTATTAATTCCTGGAGTAATACCT TACTCTTTAGCTTATGCTTGCTTGAAGTTGGTCAACTATTCTTTCTTCTTTTGGCTTCCATATTACCTACAAAGTGAGTATGGTTGGATAGAAGCAGTAGCAGATCGTCTCTCTGTGTGGTATGATGTTGGAGGAATCATAG GTGGTGTTTTAATAGGTCTTGCTTCA GACAAATTAGGAGTTCGATCACCTTTAATGGGTATTATGTTACTTCTTTCACCACTGTCACTTTTCATTTACAAAG cTTCTGGTTCAGATCTGATAATGAATGGTTTCCTGATGGGTGTCACTGGCTTTTTTATTGCTGGAGCATCAAATTTGGTCAGCACAGCCATTTCTGCAGACCTTGGTAGACAAAAAGTATTAAGTGGAAATAAAGAAGCTCTTTCAACAGTCACTGGAATAGTGGATGGGACTGGAAGTGCTGGAGCAGCTATTGGACAG TTGCTTGTACCATTACTTCATAGAGACTTAGGATGGAACTCTGTATTTTATGGCTTCATGATAATG ACAGTTCTCTCACTCCTCTGTATCATCAAGATCATTGTTCATGATATCCAAGAAGTGTGGAAGAATGGCTGTTTTGGTAAACACcgagttttattttatgtttcagaaGATATTTCATCTAACAACATACAAGACCCATCCTATGATAGTTAA
- the LOC143253065 gene encoding sugar phosphate exchanger 3-like isoform X2 produces METPKGSSAVFFKAMGSEGRFKECSSWSHYHFSAFSITFFSYALFHATRKTFSNSKTTMESEWTPFNTSFPEIYDYEGLFISGAIGDRFDLRKVLAIGMWLSAIMTFLFGTLSGWLTIYNYYWYVAFWLLGGLAQSSGWPCVLAIIGNWFGKSSRGLITGLWGASPSVGNIIGAYTVASVLHFGYEYAFLVPSFLMFACGIVVFFSVIPSPRDVGLPDVAEDEPLSGDREPLLRPDHPEFTESADSDEITLISRPDAISFCHALLIPGVIPYSLAYACLKLVNYSFFFWLPYYLQSEYGWIEAVADRLSVWYDVGGIIGGVLIGLASDKLGVRSPLMGIMLLLSPLSLFIYKASGSDLIMNGFLMGVTGFFIAGASNLVSTAISADLGRQKVLSGNKEALSTVTGIVDGTGSAGAAIGQLLVPLLHRDLGWNSVFYGFMIMTVLSLLCIIKIIVHDIQEVWKNGCFGKHRVLFYVSEDISSNNIQDPSYDS; encoded by the exons CTATGCCCTTTTTCATGCCACAAGAAAAACCTTTAGCAATTCAAAAACTACAATGGAATCAGAATGGACCCCTTTTAATACAAGTTTTCCTGAGATATATGATTATGAA gGACTGTTTATCAGTGGTGCAATTGGAGACCGGTTTGACTTAAGAAAGGTTCTAGCCATAGGAATGTGGCTTTCAGCTATAATG ACCTTTCTTTTTGGAACATTGAGTGGCTGGTTAACAATCTATAACTACTATTGGTATGTGGCATTCTGGTTGTTGGGAGGCTTAGCACAATCCTCAGGTTGGCCATGTGTCTTAGCCATTATTGGTAATTGGTTTGGTAAGTCAAG TCGTGGACTGATAACTGGTTTGTGGGGAGCTTCTCCATCTGTAGGAAATATAATAGGTGCCTATACTGTAGCTTCAGTTCTTCATTTTGGTTATGAA TATGCTTTCTTGGTGCCATCTTTTCTGATGTTTGCTTGTGGGATTGTGGTATTCTTCAGTGTTATTCCTTCTCCTCGGGATGTAG GTTTACCAGATGTTGCTGAGGATGAACCTCTTAGTGGAGACCGAGAACCGCTCCTTAGGCCTGATCATCCTGAATTTACAGAGAGTGCTGATTCTgatgaaataactttaatttcaAGACCTGATGCCATTAGTTTTTGTCATGCTTTATTAATTCCTGGAGTAATACCT TACTCTTTAGCTTATGCTTGCTTGAAGTTGGTCAACTATTCTTTCTTCTTTTGGCTTCCATATTACCTACAAAGTGAGTATGGTTGGATAGAAGCAGTAGCAGATCGTCTCTCTGTGTGGTATGATGTTGGAGGAATCATAG GTGGTGTTTTAATAGGTCTTGCTTCA GACAAATTAGGAGTTCGATCACCTTTAATGGGTATTATGTTACTTCTTTCACCACTGTCACTTTTCATTTACAAAG cTTCTGGTTCAGATCTGATAATGAATGGTTTCCTGATGGGTGTCACTGGCTTTTTTATTGCTGGAGCATCAAATTTGGTCAGCACAGCCATTTCTGCAGACCTTGGTAGACAAAAAGTATTAAGTGGAAATAAAGAAGCTCTTTCAACAGTCACTGGAATAGTGGATGGGACTGGAAGTGCTGGAGCAGCTATTGGACAG TTGCTTGTACCATTACTTCATAGAGACTTAGGATGGAACTCTGTATTTTATGGCTTCATGATAATG ACAGTTCTCTCACTCCTCTGTATCATCAAGATCATTGTTCATGATATCCAAGAAGTGTGGAAGAATGGCTGTTTTGGTAAACACcgagttttattttatgtttcagaaGATATTTCATCTAACAACATACAAGACCCATCCTATGATAGTTAA
- the LOC143253065 gene encoding sugar phosphate exchanger 3-like isoform X3, protein MESEWTPFNTSFPEIYDYEEWNKRHMFDDSYDASLFLGTLDTVFMVSYSVGLFISGAIGDRFDLRKVLAIGMWLSAIMTFLFGTLSGWLTIYNYYWYVAFWLLGGLAQSSGWPCVLAIIGNWFGKSSRGLITGLWGASPSVGNIIGAYTVASVLHFGYEYAFLVPSFLMFACGIVVFFSVIPSPRDVGLPDVAEDEPLSGDREPLLRPDHPEFTESADSDEITLISRPDAISFCHALLIPGVIPYSLAYACLKLVNYSFFFWLPYYLQSEYGWIEAVADRLSVWYDVGGIIGGVLIGLASDKLGVRSPLMGIMLLLSPLSLFIYKASGSDLIMNGFLMGVTGFFIAGASNLVSTAISADLGRQKVLSGNKEALSTVTGIVDGTGSAGAAIGQLLVPLLHRDLGWNSVFYGFMIMTVLSLLCIIKIIVHDIQEVWKNGCFGKHRVLFYVSEDISSNNIQDPSYDS, encoded by the exons ATGGAATCAGAATGGACCCCTTTTAATACAAGTTTTCCTGAGATATATGATTATGAA GAGTGGAACAAGCGTCACATGTTTGATGATAGCTATGATGCTTCTCTCTTTCTAGGAACTTTGGACACTGTCTTCATGGTTTCTTACTCTGTG gGACTGTTTATCAGTGGTGCAATTGGAGACCGGTTTGACTTAAGAAAGGTTCTAGCCATAGGAATGTGGCTTTCAGCTATAATG ACCTTTCTTTTTGGAACATTGAGTGGCTGGTTAACAATCTATAACTACTATTGGTATGTGGCATTCTGGTTGTTGGGAGGCTTAGCACAATCCTCAGGTTGGCCATGTGTCTTAGCCATTATTGGTAATTGGTTTGGTAAGTCAAG TCGTGGACTGATAACTGGTTTGTGGGGAGCTTCTCCATCTGTAGGAAATATAATAGGTGCCTATACTGTAGCTTCAGTTCTTCATTTTGGTTATGAA TATGCTTTCTTGGTGCCATCTTTTCTGATGTTTGCTTGTGGGATTGTGGTATTCTTCAGTGTTATTCCTTCTCCTCGGGATGTAG GTTTACCAGATGTTGCTGAGGATGAACCTCTTAGTGGAGACCGAGAACCGCTCCTTAGGCCTGATCATCCTGAATTTACAGAGAGTGCTGATTCTgatgaaataactttaatttcaAGACCTGATGCCATTAGTTTTTGTCATGCTTTATTAATTCCTGGAGTAATACCT TACTCTTTAGCTTATGCTTGCTTGAAGTTGGTCAACTATTCTTTCTTCTTTTGGCTTCCATATTACCTACAAAGTGAGTATGGTTGGATAGAAGCAGTAGCAGATCGTCTCTCTGTGTGGTATGATGTTGGAGGAATCATAG GTGGTGTTTTAATAGGTCTTGCTTCA GACAAATTAGGAGTTCGATCACCTTTAATGGGTATTATGTTACTTCTTTCACCACTGTCACTTTTCATTTACAAAG cTTCTGGTTCAGATCTGATAATGAATGGTTTCCTGATGGGTGTCACTGGCTTTTTTATTGCTGGAGCATCAAATTTGGTCAGCACAGCCATTTCTGCAGACCTTGGTAGACAAAAAGTATTAAGTGGAAATAAAGAAGCTCTTTCAACAGTCACTGGAATAGTGGATGGGACTGGAAGTGCTGGAGCAGCTATTGGACAG TTGCTTGTACCATTACTTCATAGAGACTTAGGATGGAACTCTGTATTTTATGGCTTCATGATAATG ACAGTTCTCTCACTCCTCTGTATCATCAAGATCATTGTTCATGATATCCAAGAAGTGTGGAAGAATGGCTGTTTTGGTAAACACcgagttttattttatgtttcagaaGATATTTCATCTAACAACATACAAGACCCATCCTATGATAGTTAA
- the LOC143253065 gene encoding sugar phosphate exchanger 3-like isoform X4, with amino-acid sequence MESEWTPFNTSFPEIYDYEGLFISGAIGDRFDLRKVLAIGMWLSAIMTFLFGTLSGWLTIYNYYWYVAFWLLGGLAQSSGWPCVLAIIGNWFGKSSRGLITGLWGASPSVGNIIGAYTVASVLHFGYEYAFLVPSFLMFACGIVVFFSVIPSPRDVGLPDVAEDEPLSGDREPLLRPDHPEFTESADSDEITLISRPDAISFCHALLIPGVIPYSLAYACLKLVNYSFFFWLPYYLQSEYGWIEAVADRLSVWYDVGGIIGGVLIGLASDKLGVRSPLMGIMLLLSPLSLFIYKASGSDLIMNGFLMGVTGFFIAGASNLVSTAISADLGRQKVLSGNKEALSTVTGIVDGTGSAGAAIGQLLVPLLHRDLGWNSVFYGFMIMTVLSLLCIIKIIVHDIQEVWKNGCFGKHRVLFYVSEDISSNNIQDPSYDS; translated from the exons ATGGAATCAGAATGGACCCCTTTTAATACAAGTTTTCCTGAGATATATGATTATGAA gGACTGTTTATCAGTGGTGCAATTGGAGACCGGTTTGACTTAAGAAAGGTTCTAGCCATAGGAATGTGGCTTTCAGCTATAATG ACCTTTCTTTTTGGAACATTGAGTGGCTGGTTAACAATCTATAACTACTATTGGTATGTGGCATTCTGGTTGTTGGGAGGCTTAGCACAATCCTCAGGTTGGCCATGTGTCTTAGCCATTATTGGTAATTGGTTTGGTAAGTCAAG TCGTGGACTGATAACTGGTTTGTGGGGAGCTTCTCCATCTGTAGGAAATATAATAGGTGCCTATACTGTAGCTTCAGTTCTTCATTTTGGTTATGAA TATGCTTTCTTGGTGCCATCTTTTCTGATGTTTGCTTGTGGGATTGTGGTATTCTTCAGTGTTATTCCTTCTCCTCGGGATGTAG GTTTACCAGATGTTGCTGAGGATGAACCTCTTAGTGGAGACCGAGAACCGCTCCTTAGGCCTGATCATCCTGAATTTACAGAGAGTGCTGATTCTgatgaaataactttaatttcaAGACCTGATGCCATTAGTTTTTGTCATGCTTTATTAATTCCTGGAGTAATACCT TACTCTTTAGCTTATGCTTGCTTGAAGTTGGTCAACTATTCTTTCTTCTTTTGGCTTCCATATTACCTACAAAGTGAGTATGGTTGGATAGAAGCAGTAGCAGATCGTCTCTCTGTGTGGTATGATGTTGGAGGAATCATAG GTGGTGTTTTAATAGGTCTTGCTTCA GACAAATTAGGAGTTCGATCACCTTTAATGGGTATTATGTTACTTCTTTCACCACTGTCACTTTTCATTTACAAAG cTTCTGGTTCAGATCTGATAATGAATGGTTTCCTGATGGGTGTCACTGGCTTTTTTATTGCTGGAGCATCAAATTTGGTCAGCACAGCCATTTCTGCAGACCTTGGTAGACAAAAAGTATTAAGTGGAAATAAAGAAGCTCTTTCAACAGTCACTGGAATAGTGGATGGGACTGGAAGTGCTGGAGCAGCTATTGGACAG TTGCTTGTACCATTACTTCATAGAGACTTAGGATGGAACTCTGTATTTTATGGCTTCATGATAATG ACAGTTCTCTCACTCCTCTGTATCATCAAGATCATTGTTCATGATATCCAAGAAGTGTGGAAGAATGGCTGTTTTGGTAAACACcgagttttattttatgtttcagaaGATATTTCATCTAACAACATACAAGACCCATCCTATGATAGTTAA